CGGATCATTGACGCAACGTGCCCGCTGGTGACCAAGGTGCACAACGAGGCGATCCGGTACGCCCGCCTTGGCTATCAGATCCTGCTCGTAGGCCACCGCAACCATCAGGAGATCATCGGCACGAGCGGGGAAGCGCCCGAAGCCACGCAGGTGGTCGAGAGCCCTGCAGACATCCCTCACCTGCAGATCGATGACCCGACCAAATTGGTCTATCTGACGCAGACGACGCTGAGTACGGACGATGCGGGCATCATCATCAATGCGCTGAAGGAAGCATTCCCGCATATCAAGGCCCCTCCGAGCGAGGACATCTGCTACGCGACCACAAACCGCCAGCACGCCGTACGAACGCTCGCGCCGATGTGCGACCTGACGCTGGTGGTTGGCTCAACGCACAGCAGCAACAGCAAGCGGCTGGCGGAGATCAGCGATCATGCGGGCACGCCCGGCCGGCTGATCGACGACGCAAGCGAAATTGACCTTGCGTGGTTCCCGGATCCGTCGGCCACCGTGCTGGTCACCGCGGGGGCCAGTGCGCCCGAAGATCTGGTCGCGGGCGTCTGCCAGATGCTGCTGGAACGCTTCGACGGCGACATCCGGACGTGCGACGTCTTCGAAGAGGACGTGTATTTCGCGCCTCCGGCCGGCCTGAAGCACATGATGCGAGAGCAGGGGATCGACCCAAAGAGTCGCGCCATCCGAGTCCGAACGCCCGAGGTGACGGCGTCGGCGTATGGGGCGACCGCGTTGACCATCAATGCCACCGGCGCCGGTTGATGCGGCGTCTTCGCTGACGAGTGGTGCGTTATGCCTCGGTCTTTGGTGGCGCCGCCTGATCTCGGCCCTCGGCCTGATCGGCGATGGCCTTGAGCGCCCGTCCATTCATGAGTGGAATGCTGGTGCGGCCCGTGGTCAGGACGACGCGGACGTAGGGCTTACACATGCCGCAGCCCGTGCAGCAGCCGGTGCGTTCGCTCAGTTCTTCCTGGGTCAGGCCTTCTTCGCGGGCCATGCGTAGGAGCTTGTCGAACGGCTGATCGAAGCAGACGCACCGCTCGACTCTGACGCGCGAGGTGGGCGCGTCCAAGTCCGCAATCGTGGGTTGTCTTCCGTTGACTGGCGCCATGCGTTAGCCACACTATCGGCACTCGATGAACGATTTCTCAGCGCCACGACCGCCAATCGGGTATATAGCGAGGATCATTGTGGACCCCCACGGACCCGATGCCCTGCCCCGGCTGCGTGAGCCAATCCGCCGTGGCCCGATAGGCTCTCGAACTGCCATCGGCATGCACCGCAAGGCATGAAGCGCCCGCACCCAGGCCGCCATGGCGGAAGCACGTAGTGGGATACTCGTTGTCCCGCCAACGCCCGGCGCCGACGTAGAGCATGGGCGGATCGAGCAGCGCATTGCTCGTGGGCATCGCATGGGCGCCCCGGCTCATGAGCGTGTCCGCAAAGACCATCAGGTTCGATGGCTGGGCGATGGTGCTCAGCCGCTGATGCGGCCGGTGCTTGATGCCACGCGACCAGCCGGGCGTGTAGGCCGGGCTCAGAAAGTAGCCGTTGTAGCCGTAGGTGCTGTTAGGCGCTCTGGTCGCGCCCTGGTGCTCGTAGGTGCCCGGGCGCTGCGCCGGGCAGGCGTAGACGCCCACCTCACCGAGCCCGGCGTCGAGATAGGGCGAGAGCAGCCCGCGGCCATGATCGAGCGTTCCGCTCTGCGACCCGTCGGCGCCCCACCAGAAGATGTTGTCGCCCCCGCCGGTGTCGCGGTGGTCGGTGTAGGCAAGGGGCATGGCCACGCCCTGGTAGTCGCCGGCATACATGGCCCATCCGATGCCAAGTTGCCGCAGGTTGCTGGCGCACGCAGCGCCCCTGGCGGCATCTCGCGCGCCCGAGAGCGCCGGCAGCAGCACGCCGACGAGCGTGCCCACGATGGCGGTCACCACCAGAACCTCGATAAGCGTGAAGGCGCGTCGCATCAGCACCCCGCGTCGAAGGCGTTCTGGAAGCACAGGAAGTCGAAGAGCGTCAGCGAACCGTCGCCATCGCAATCGGCGGCGAGATCACCCGCGTCGAAGGCATTCTGGAACCCGAGGAAGTCGAAGATGGTCAAGGCGCCATCGCGATCGAAGTCGGCATAGCACGCCCCGCCCAGTGCGAACGCGGCCACGTGGTCGCTCCAGGCGCTGACGGCAACGCCCTGCGCAATGGCGGGCGATCCGCCGCCCAGGTCGCTCGCGCCAATGACCAGTTCCGGTCCGCGAGGGTCTGCATCGAGATCCAGCAGCGCAAGGCCGCCCGCGGGCGAGCCGACGAGTATCGCGAAGCCATCGGGCGTTTCGAGCACCGCGGGCTGGTGGTCCCAGCCGCCCAGGGCGAGGTACTCGCCCGGATCGATGAACCCGTCGCCGTTCAGGTCTTCCCACGTGGCGCTGGCGAGATCCCAGAGCCGCTGGGCCGAGGTGCCCAGATCCTCATAGACCTGCACGGTGGGCAGCGATCCAAAACCCGCCAGCCCGGCCGAGAGCACGATACGACCATCGCCCAGGGGAACGGGCATCGCGTCGGTGCGCTCGGTGGGGACGGACCATTGCTCGCCGCCGGTGGCCGCA
This portion of the Phycisphaerales bacterium genome encodes:
- the ispH gene encoding 4-hydroxy-3-methylbut-2-enyl diphosphate reductase, with the translated sequence MRLILPNPRGFCAGVSMAIDVVNQVLDLCPGEPVYVYHDIVHNTHVVERFKARGVRFVEDVSQVPEESIVVFSAHGIPPAVRRQAQARQLRIIDATCPLVTKVHNEAIRYARLGYQILLVGHRNHQEIIGTSGEAPEATQVVESPADIPHLQIDDPTKLVYLTQTTLSTDDAGIIINALKEAFPHIKAPPSEDICYATTNRQHAVRTLAPMCDLTLVVGSTHSSNSKRLAEISDHAGTPGRLIDDASEIDLAWFPDPSATVLVTAGASAPEDLVAGVCQMLLERFDGDIRTCDVFEEDVYFAPPAGLKHMMREQGIDPKSRAIRVRTPEVTASAYGATALTINATGAG
- a CDS encoding type II secretion system protein, which encodes MRRAFTLIEVLVVTAIVGTLVGVLLPALSGARDAARGAACASNLRQLGIGWAMYAGDYQGVAMPLAYTDHRDTGGGDNIFWWGADGSQSGTLDHGRGLLSPYLDAGLGEVGVYACPAQRPGTYEHQGATRAPNSTYGYNGYFLSPAYTPGWSRGIKHRPHQRLSTIAQPSNLMVFADTLMSRGAHAMPTSNALLDPPMLYVGAGRWRDNEYPTTCFRHGGLGAGASCLAVHADGSSRAYRATADWLTQPGQGIGSVGVHNDPRYIPDWRSWR